Proteins from a genomic interval of Asticcacaulis sp. AND118:
- a CDS encoding HAD-IA family hydrolase — MRLAVFDVDGTLIDSRASIHRAAVEAAKVLNLTPPTYDEVRAIVGLSLFEALQAMRPDLDPETVAAYTREFQNAFLTFHADPDFNEALYLGAQEMLERLKTDNWLIGMATGNSRRGVTRIVDKHGWGHLFDVTYCADDGPSKPHPHMLQCNLTALGVGRHQAVMIGDATHDMRMARAAQVQAIGVSWGFHTIEELQAAGAHHIVHDFTQLGAVLDGFVPELID, encoded by the coding sequence ATGCGTTTAGCTGTATTCGACGTCGACGGCACCCTGATCGACAGCCGCGCCTCGATCCACCGCGCGGCGGTGGAGGCGGCGAAGGTGCTCAACCTCACCCCGCCGACCTACGATGAGGTGCGCGCTATCGTCGGCCTGTCGCTGTTCGAGGCGCTGCAGGCCATGCGCCCGGACCTCGATCCGGAAACCGTGGCCGCCTATACGCGCGAATTTCAGAACGCCTTCCTGACCTTCCACGCCGATCCGGACTTCAACGAGGCCCTGTACCTGGGGGCGCAGGAGATGCTGGAGCGGCTGAAGACCGACAACTGGCTGATCGGCATGGCGACGGGCAATTCGCGCCGCGGCGTGACGCGCATCGTCGACAAGCACGGCTGGGGTCACCTGTTCGATGTCACCTACTGCGCCGATGACGGCCCGTCCAAGCCGCACCCGCACATGCTTCAGTGCAATCTGACGGCGCTGGGCGTGGGCAGGCATCAGGCGGTGATGATCGGGGACGCGACGCACGATATGCGCATGGCGCGCGCGGCCCAGGTGCAGGCCATCGGCGTGTCGTGGGGCTTCCATACGATCGAAGAACTGCAAGCCGCCGGCGCGCATCATATCGTGCACGATTTCACGCAACTGGGCGCGGTGCTGGATGGTTTCGTGCCGGAGTTGATAGATTAA
- a CDS encoding ATP12 family chaperone protein, with protein sequence MTYKAEAPSKRTDQIGSKPKRFWKIVEIKAEGAGFGVTLDGRPVKTPKGEALSLPNFALAALVGREWEAVEETVDFTAMPLTRLGFAALDHMKSGLEAALAEAARFTETDLVCYPSDYPQALIAREQAAWGPVIDWLNSELGLMFVQQTSLMARGQPDETIDGVKAILTEASVYARAGLMAAIPLLGSVALALALYKGRLSAEEAFAASRVGETFQKETWGEDAEVQQREASLRRDLASLDVWFRAL encoded by the coding sequence ATGACCTACAAAGCCGAAGCGCCGTCGAAGCGCACCGATCAGATCGGCTCGAAGCCGAAACGTTTCTGGAAGATCGTCGAGATCAAGGCCGAAGGCGCCGGCTTCGGCGTGACGCTGGATGGCCGTCCGGTGAAGACGCCCAAGGGCGAAGCCCTAAGCCTGCCGAATTTTGCTCTAGCGGCATTGGTCGGACGCGAATGGGAAGCCGTCGAAGAGACGGTCGATTTCACCGCCATGCCGCTGACGCGTCTGGGCTTTGCGGCGCTCGATCATATGAAGTCGGGTCTTGAGGCCGCTCTGGCCGAAGCCGCGCGCTTCACCGAAACCGATCTGGTCTGCTACCCCTCCGACTATCCGCAAGCTCTGATCGCGCGCGAGCAGGCGGCGTGGGGGCCGGTGATCGACTGGCTAAACAGCGAACTGGGGCTTATGTTCGTGCAACAGACCTCGCTGATGGCCCGTGGTCAGCCCGATGAAACCATAGACGGCGTCAAGGCGATCCTCACCGAAGCATCGGTCTATGCCCGCGCCGGCCTGATGGCGGCGATACCTCTGCTGGGGTCGGTGGCGCTGGCGTTGGCGCTGTACAAGGGCCGCCTGAGCGCCGAAGAGGCCTTCGCGGCGTCGCGTGTCGGCGAAACCTTCCAGAAGGAAACCTGGGGCGAGGACGCCGAGGTGCAGCAGCGCGAAGCCAGCCTGAGGCGTGATCTGGCCAGTCTCGACGTGTGGTTCAGAGCGCTGTGA
- a CDS encoding DUF962 domain-containing protein gives MTRHTTYSAFFDFYLSEHSRSRTRALHYIGSSLGIAALIMALAQRQPLWLLAGLVAGYGFAWIGHFFVEKNRPATFTYPLWSFMGDYHMFALWLTGRLNTRRAEAEQRLTAL, from the coding sequence ATGACGCGTCACACCACCTATTCGGCGTTTTTCGACTTCTATCTCAGCGAACACAGCCGTTCGCGCACACGGGCCCTGCACTATATCGGCTCAAGCCTCGGCATCGCGGCCCTGATCATGGCTTTGGCCCAGCGTCAGCCCCTGTGGCTGCTGGCCGGGTTGGTCGCCGGATACGGTTTTGCGTGGATCGGGCATTTCTTCGTCGAAAAGAACCGTCCGGCGACCTTCACCTATCCGCTGTGGTCGTTCATGGGCGATTACCACATGTTCGCCCTGTGGCTCACCGGACGGCTGAACACGCGCCGCGCCGAGGCCGAGCAACGGCTCACAGCGCTCTGA
- a CDS encoding GNAT family N-acetyltransferase: protein MSLPASTSGLTATLHRSISEIDPTVWDGLKGDDNPFNSHAFLDALEETGCVGEDSGWVPHHLSLTDDEGTVRGVMPLYLKHHSMGEYVFDHSWAQAYERAGGRYYPKLLSASPFTPVTGARLLSPDREVRAALIRTAVQICEINRLSSFHINFPTADEWALMGDEGLLMRQDQQFWWTNKGYRTFDDFLSALSANRRKVIRRERRDVQAALTLNIHTGTDITEAHLDHLHAFIEDTYDRKWGSPYLTRDFFSLITERMRDRIVLVFAYDGDQPVAGAINYRGNDTLYGRQWGARVEVPFLHFEVCYYQAIDYAIAHGLKRVEAGTQGEHKISRGYLPHRVYSAHYIRDRALRAPVAHYLKQERPAVEAQMAEYEAELSPFRKTDQT from the coding sequence ATGTCCCTCCCCGCCTCGACTTCCGGTCTGACCGCCACCCTGCACCGATCGATCAGCGAGATCGATCCCACCGTCTGGGACGGGCTCAAAGGCGACGACAATCCCTTCAACAGCCACGCCTTCCTCGATGCCCTCGAAGAGACGGGCTGCGTCGGCGAAGACAGCGGCTGGGTGCCGCATCACCTTTCGCTGACCGACGACGAAGGGACCGTGCGCGGCGTCATGCCGCTCTATCTCAAACACCATTCGATGGGCGAATACGTCTTCGACCATAGCTGGGCCCAAGCCTATGAGCGCGCCGGCGGACGTTACTATCCCAAGCTTCTCTCCGCCTCGCCCTTCACGCCGGTGACCGGCGCGCGGCTCCTGTCGCCCGACCGCGAAGTGCGCGCGGCGCTGATCCGCACGGCGGTGCAGATCTGCGAGATCAACCGGCTGTCGTCCTTTCACATCAACTTCCCCACCGCGGACGAATGGGCGCTGATGGGCGACGAAGGCCTCCTGATGCGGCAGGACCAGCAGTTCTGGTGGACAAATAAGGGCTATCGGACGTTCGACGATTTCTTGAGCGCCCTGTCGGCCAACCGGCGCAAGGTCATCCGCCGCGAACGCCGCGACGTGCAGGCGGCGCTGACGCTCAATATCCATACGGGCACCGACATCACCGAGGCGCATCTCGACCACCTGCACGCCTTTATCGAGGATACCTACGACCGCAAATGGGGTTCGCCCTATCTGACGCGCGACTTCTTTTCGCTGATTACCGAGCGGATGCGCGACCGCATCGTGCTGGTCTTTGCCTATGACGGCGATCAGCCGGTGGCCGGGGCCATCAACTATCGCGGCAATGACACCCTCTATGGCCGCCAATGGGGGGCGCGGGTCGAGGTGCCCTTCCTGCATTTCGAGGTCTGCTATTATCAGGCCATCGACTACGCCATCGCCCACGGCCTGAAGCGCGTCGAGGCCGGGACGCAGGGCGAACACAAGATTTCGCGCGGCTACCTGCCCCACCGCGTCTATTCGGCCCACTATATCCGCGACCGCGCCTTGCGCGCGCCCGTAGCGCATTATCTGAAACAGGAGCGCCCGGCGGTCGAGGCGCAGATGGCCGAATACGAGGCCGAGCTGTCCCCCTTTCGGAAGACCGATCAGACATGA
- a CDS encoding RidA family protein: protein MSKTEARLQELGITLPVPAAPVANYVPFVRSGNLVHISGQISNDGTGRHKGTVGVDVSLEEAVEAARVCGINLLAQMKAAAGGDLDNVLRVVKLGAFVQAGPDFYDVPQVVNGCSNLMVDVLGEAGKHARSAVGVYKIPLGFAVEVDAIIEVADRR, encoded by the coding sequence ATGTCGAAGACCGAAGCCCGCCTGCAGGAACTGGGCATCACCCTGCCCGTCCCGGCCGCGCCCGTCGCCAACTATGTCCCCTTCGTGCGCAGCGGCAATCTGGTCCATATTTCGGGTCAGATTTCCAATGACGGCACGGGCCGCCACAAGGGCACGGTCGGCGTCGACGTGTCGCTGGAAGAAGCGGTCGAGGCCGCGCGCGTCTGCGGCATCAACCTGCTGGCCCAGATGAAGGCCGCCGCGGGCGGCGATCTCGACAATGTGCTGCGGGTGGTGAAACTGGGCGCCTTCGTGCAGGCCGGTCCGGACTTCTACGACGTGCCGCAGGTGGTCAATGGCTGCTCGAACCTGATGGTCGACGTGCTGGGCGAAGCGGGCAAGCACGCCCGCTCGGCGGTAGGCGTTTACAAGATTCCGCTGGGCTTCGCGGTCGAAGTCGACGCCATCATCGAAGTCGCAGACCGTCGCTAA
- a CDS encoding response regulator has product MSAKKVLIVEDNELNMKLFHDLLDAQGYETLQTGEGLSALSLARKHRPDLILMDIQLPEISGLEVTKWLKEDDELSHIPVVAVTAFAMKGDEERIREGGCEAYISKPISVSHFLDTVRRYLG; this is encoded by the coding sequence ATGAGTGCGAAGAAAGTTCTCATCGTCGAGGACAACGAACTGAATATGAAGCTGTTTCATGACCTGCTCGATGCGCAGGGCTATGAGACGCTGCAGACCGGCGAAGGGCTGTCGGCGCTGTCGCTGGCGCGCAAGCACCGTCCGGACCTGATCCTGATGGATATTCAGTTGCCCGAAATCTCCGGTCTTGAAGTCACCAAGTGGCTCAAGGAAGACGATGAACTGTCGCATATTCCCGTGGTCGCGGTGACGGCCTTCGCCATGAAGGGCGACGAGGAACGCATCCGCGAAGGCGGTTGCGAGGCCTATATCTCTAAACCGATCTCGGTTTCGCACTTCCTGGACACCGTCCGCCGCTATCTGGGGTAG
- a CDS encoding PleD family two-component system response regulator, which translates to MTAKVLVVDDIPANVRLLQAKLEADYYDVVTAHAGAEAIDKAILEQPDIILLDVMMPGVDGYEVTRQLKELAETRHIPIILVTALDGRDDRLSGLEAGADDFLTKPVEDVILFARLKALVRLKHLSDELRQREQSSRRMGLIDASQLQRQMTAPGNVLILDDQVRQAERLMLALGEQHRCAYETDPKAALKIASGRVDLLVLNLTAREFDPLRFVAHLRSSELTRQLPVLGLFNPDERQTLLKGLELGVTDVLPRPVDLQELLARARGQIRRKRYADFLRSSLDRSLELAVTDPLTGLNNRRFMDLQLTQLMRRHLKSGDPVSLLLLDIDFFKRVNDGYGHDAGDEVLKEFARRVSQNVRAIDMPCRLGGEEFVVLMPDTTGEAAQAIAERVREAVAADAFDLPDGRTLDVTVSVGVSSLRGLGDTLEAFIKRADEAVYEAKQSGRNRVILRAA; encoded by the coding sequence ATGACAGCCAAGGTTCTGGTCGTTGACGATATTCCGGCCAATGTCCGCCTGCTGCAGGCCAAGCTGGAAGCCGACTATTACGACGTGGTGACGGCCCACGCGGGCGCGGAAGCCATCGACAAGGCGATTCTGGAGCAGCCGGACATCATCCTGCTCGATGTGATGATGCCGGGCGTCGACGGCTATGAGGTGACGCGCCAACTGAAAGAACTGGCCGAAACCCGGCATATCCCCATCATTCTGGTCACGGCGCTCGATGGCCGCGACGACCGCCTGTCGGGTCTTGAGGCCGGGGCGGATGATTTCCTGACCAAGCCGGTCGAGGACGTGATCCTGTTCGCGCGGCTCAAGGCGCTGGTGCGGCTCAAGCACCTGTCGGACGAACTGCGTCAGCGCGAACAGTCCTCGCGCCGTATGGGCCTGATCGACGCCTCGCAACTCCAGCGTCAGATGACGGCGCCGGGCAATGTGCTGATCCTCGACGATCAGGTGCGCCAGGCCGAACGCCTGATGCTGGCTCTGGGCGAGCAGCACCGCTGCGCCTATGAGACCGACCCGAAAGCCGCGCTGAAGATCGCCTCGGGCCGCGTGGACCTGCTGGTGCTGAACCTGACGGCGCGCGAATTCGATCCGCTGCGCTTCGTGGCGCATCTGCGCTCGTCCGAACTGACGCGGCAGTTGCCGGTGCTCGGCCTGTTCAATCCGGACGAACGCCAGACCCTGCTGAAGGGGCTGGAACTGGGCGTCACCGACGTCCTGCCGCGACCCGTGGACCTGCAGGAACTGCTGGCGCGGGCGCGGGGACAGATCCGCCGTAAACGCTATGCCGACTTCCTGCGCTCCAGCCTCGACCGTTCGCTGGAACTGGCGGTGACCGATCCGCTGACCGGTCTGAACAACCGACGCTTCATGGATCTGCAACTGACGCAACTGATGCGCCGCCACCTCAAGAGCGGCGACCCCGTTTCGTTGCTGCTGCTCGATATCGACTTCTTCAAGCGCGTCAATGACGGCTACGGTCACGACGCCGGCGACGAGGTGCTGAAAGAATTCGCCCGCCGCGTCAGCCAGAATGTCCGCGCCATCGACATGCCCTGCCGTCTGGGGGGCGAGGAGTTCGTCGTCCTGATGCCCGACACCACGGGCGAGGCGGCGCAGGCCATCGCCGAGCGCGTGCGTGAGGCTGTGGCGGCGGATGCTTTCGACCTGCCCGACGGCCGTACGCTCGATGTGACGGTTTCGGTGGGGGTTTCGTCGCTGCGCGGCCTGGGGGATACGCTCGAAGCCTTCATCAAGCGCGCCGACGAAGCTGTGTACGAAGCCAAGCAATCGGGCCGCAATCGCGTCATCCTGCGCGCTGCTTAA
- a CDS encoding methyl-accepting chemotaxis protein, producing the protein MTLPPIKARIRGLFVLFLVVLVTLTGVALGHEGTVIRGLEEALHAAPQAEAQISPLLHAAEGFRAGIWALALGIGVAGLVAAVYFDREVFAALERMSRLMSRFAQRDFDAEVDGARRSDEIGAMARALEVFRGNGRDLIALEAENARRAGLLAQERQAAVQEMGERLNRQVSALIEGLSRSSEAMTDSAETMSEQARGAVSRIENVTATAEATSRQARHVAETVQGLSDSASDIAQAAVASSEVSAQAVGQSEATSEIMARLNRSAEEISAVVDAISGIARQTNLLALNATIEAARAGEAGAGFAVVASEVKTLAQQTEKATRDITDKVTHIQSDATQAVDAIGHIVGVIQELRASADGIAEAVSAQQSATRDIADTVDALAAGAQSVGRDIDAVRHVAAATDQAAGTVSLESRSVQAVAGDLRDGIAAFIRSLRAA; encoded by the coding sequence ATGACCCTGCCTCCTATCAAGGCCCGCATCCGCGGCCTGTTCGTCCTGTTTCTGGTTGTGCTTGTGACCCTGACGGGCGTGGCGCTGGGGCATGAGGGCACCGTTATTCGCGGGCTTGAAGAGGCCCTGCACGCCGCGCCGCAAGCCGAGGCGCAGATCAGCCCGCTGCTGCATGCCGCCGAAGGCTTCCGCGCCGGCATCTGGGCTCTGGCCCTCGGTATCGGCGTGGCCGGTCTGGTCGCCGCTGTCTATTTCGACCGCGAGGTCTTCGCCGCCCTTGAACGCATGAGCCGGCTGATGTCGCGCTTCGCCCAGCGCGATTTCGACGCCGAGGTGGACGGCGCGCGCCGCTCCGACGAAATCGGCGCCATGGCCCGCGCTCTGGAGGTCTTTCGTGGCAATGGCCGCGACCTGATCGCGCTGGAGGCTGAAAACGCCCGCCGCGCCGGACTGCTGGCGCAGGAGCGTCAGGCCGCCGTGCAGGAGATGGGCGAGCGCCTGAACAGGCAGGTCTCGGCGCTGATCGAGGGGCTGAGCCGTTCGTCCGAAGCCATGACCGACTCGGCGGAAACCATGAGCGAACAGGCCAGGGGTGCGGTGTCGCGCATCGAGAACGTCACCGCCACCGCCGAGGCCACCTCGCGTCAGGCGCGCCACGTCGCCGAAACCGTGCAGGGCCTGTCGGACAGCGCCTCGGATATCGCTCAGGCCGCCGTGGCCTCTTCGGAGGTGTCGGCGCAGGCCGTCGGCCAGAGCGAAGCGACGTCCGAGATCATGGCGCGCCTCAACCGCAGCGCCGAGGAAATCAGCGCCGTGGTCGACGCCATTTCCGGCATTGCGCGTCAAACCAACCTGTTGGCGCTTAACGCCACCATCGAGGCGGCGCGGGCCGGCGAGGCGGGCGCGGGCTTCGCCGTCGTGGCTTCCGAGGTCAAGACGCTGGCCCAGCAGACCGAAAAGGCCACGCGCGACATTACCGACAAGGTGACGCATATCCAGTCCGACGCCACGCAGGCTGTGGACGCCATCGGGCATATTGTCGGCGTCATTCAGGAACTGCGCGCTTCGGCCGACGGTATCGCCGAGGCGGTCAGCGCCCAGCAATCCGCCACCCGTGATATCGCCGACACGGTCGATGCCCTGGCGGCGGGGGCTCAGAGTGTGGGCCGCGACATCGACGCCGTGCGCCACGTCGCCGCGGCCACCGATCAGGCGGCGGGCACGGTGTCGCTGGAATCGCGCTCGGTGCAGGCCGTGGCGGGCGACCTGAGGGACGGCATCGCCGCCTTCATCCGCTCGTTGCGGGCCGCGTAG
- a CDS encoding IS110 family transposase translates to MDTNIPELASIGIDIGKDVFHLVGFSTDGQIVLRRKIKRLALTETFKKLPPCIVGMEACLSAHFVSRTLRQLGHEPRIIPAIYVKPFLKGQKNDYNDAEAIAEAALRPNLSTVSEKTQDQLDLQACHRVRSRLVSRRTATINQIRAFLIEQGITVRVGVRALRDSLFDILNNRADEISPRMSQLIVGLYEDWLWLDERIETLSGEIEEISRNEANCRRLMSVPGVGPLISTAVVAAIGTGEAFERGRDFGAWLGLVPKQFSTGGRSILGRISKRGSRYLRTLFVQAANVLLMRPQNWPKYSFGDWLTSAATRMHRNKLAAALANKLARISWSVLSTGKAFDTHRTEIEAV, encoded by the coding sequence ATGGATACGAACATTCCTGAGTTAGCGTCGATAGGCATAGATATCGGCAAGGACGTGTTTCACCTTGTCGGATTTAGTACAGATGGTCAGATCGTTCTTCGCCGTAAAATCAAACGGCTGGCTCTGACAGAGACATTTAAAAAGCTGCCGCCGTGTATCGTCGGCATGGAGGCCTGCCTCAGCGCGCATTTTGTCAGTCGCACCCTTCGACAGCTCGGCCACGAACCGCGCATCATCCCCGCTATTTACGTAAAGCCGTTTCTGAAGGGGCAGAAGAACGACTACAATGATGCCGAGGCTATAGCCGAGGCGGCTCTGCGGCCGAACCTGTCGACAGTGAGTGAGAAGACCCAGGATCAATTGGATCTTCAGGCCTGCCATCGCGTTCGCTCGCGGCTGGTGTCGCGGCGCACAGCGACGATCAATCAGATCCGTGCCTTCCTAATCGAGCAGGGCATCACGGTCAGGGTCGGTGTGCGTGCCTTACGTGACTCGCTCTTCGACATCTTGAACAACCGCGCAGATGAGATTTCGCCGCGTATGAGCCAACTCATCGTTGGCCTTTATGAAGACTGGTTGTGGCTCGATGAACGCATCGAGACCCTCAGCGGCGAGATCGAAGAAATCAGCCGGAATGAAGCCAACTGCCGTCGCCTGATGAGTGTGCCGGGCGTCGGGCCCCTGATCTCCACGGCGGTTGTTGCCGCCATTGGCACAGGTGAAGCCTTTGAACGTGGTCGCGACTTCGGTGCCTGGCTGGGGTTGGTACCCAAGCAGTTCAGCACGGGTGGCCGCTCTATTCTCGGGCGCATCTCAAAACGCGGAAGCCGATACCTTCGAACCTTGTTCGTACAGGCCGCCAATGTCCTCTTGATGAGGCCTCAAAATTGGCCGAAGTACAGCTTCGGAGACTGGCTCACCAGCGCCGCCACGCGGATGCACCGAAACAAGCTCGCCGCCGCCCTCGCCAACAAGCTGGCTCGGATCAGCTGGAGCGTATTGAGTACAGGAAAGGCTTTCGATACCCACAGAACCGAGATCGAGGCCGTATAG
- a CDS encoding protein-L-isoaspartate O-methyltransferase, translating to MDYFAARQNMVESQVRVNDVTDPALQKAMRHIERERLVAPGQGFAAYGDVEPQIAPGRALMLPRDLAKLLHALKPVAGLKALAIGAPYAAAVLKHAGLDVTAQEADARVQTVVEPYLKTLGVPVVAQDFKTPAAGEYDIVVTEGAVEEIPAEWFAALKLHGRLGVVLRAGALGEARVYTRLPHGVSEAFIFNAATAVLPGFAKASTFVF from the coding sequence ATGGATTACTTCGCCGCCCGTCAGAACATGGTTGAATCTCAGGTGCGGGTGAACGACGTCACCGATCCTGCGCTGCAAAAAGCCATGCGTCATATTGAGCGCGAGCGTCTGGTCGCGCCGGGGCAGGGCTTCGCCGCCTATGGGGATGTCGAGCCGCAGATCGCGCCGGGCCGCGCCCTGATGCTGCCGCGCGATCTCGCCAAGCTGCTGCACGCGCTGAAACCCGTCGCCGGTTTGAAGGCGCTGGCCATCGGCGCGCCCTATGCCGCCGCCGTCCTCAAGCACGCCGGTCTCGACGTTACGGCTCAGGAGGCCGATGCGCGCGTGCAGACCGTGGTCGAGCCCTATCTGAAGACGCTGGGCGTTCCCGTCGTGGCGCAGGATTTCAAGACCCCCGCCGCCGGCGAATACGACATCGTCGTCACCGAAGGCGCGGTCGAGGAAATCCCCGCTGAATGGTTCGCCGCGCTCAAGCTGCATGGCCGTCTGGGCGTGGTGCTGCGCGCCGGCGCTCTGGGGGAGGCCCGCGTCTATACCCGTCTGCCGCACGGCGTGTCCGAAGCCTTTATCTTCAACGCCGCCACCGCGGTGCTGCCCGGCTTCGCCAAGGCCTCGACCTTTGTATTCTGA
- a CDS encoding TolC family outer membrane protein encodes MLKLSPMSAGGRNVLRARLLAGFAVSVLALGAGSAFAESLTDAIALAYANNPTLQRARAQQRSTDETYVQARSGLGPTLDAGASVDYSDTPTGVNPNNGEPYRSSTGLNLTANQTLFASGGLSSGVKAAEADVLAGREDLRAVEAQVLGDVISVYTAVRRDQEALRIGEQNFNVLKRQLDETRARFEAGELTRTDVAQSEARLAASSASLAQAQAQLDTSRASYVAIVGQTPTALDPTPALPNLPVTFDAALDRAETNNPSLSAAKWAEAAARARVSQAKSGLGPRVTLGAGYTAGAPTNDFNDLGQRDAATATLRFTMPLFSAGYNSSRVRQATEGHTAQKISVELARRNVVQNVSTAWANMAAARTATQANQEQVRAASVAAEGVRYEQQVGLRTNIEVLNAEQELRQAQLALIDAQRAEYVAASQVLAVMGDLEARALVPAGEVYDPAKNFDEVKRKGFTPFEPVIRALDGAADSSGEIVSTR; translated from the coding sequence ATGCTTAAGCTTTCGCCCATGTCTGCCGGTGGCCGTAATGTTCTGCGCGCCCGCCTGCTGGCCGGTTTTGCGGTGTCCGTTCTGGCGCTCGGCGCGGGTTCGGCCTTCGCGGAATCGCTGACCGACGCCATTGCTCTGGCCTACGCCAATAATCCGACCCTGCAACGCGCCCGCGCGCAGCAGCGCAGCACGGACGAAACCTATGTGCAGGCGCGCTCGGGCCTCGGTCCCACACTCGATGCCGGGGCTTCGGTGGACTACAGCGACACCCCCACCGGTGTGAATCCGAATAATGGCGAACCCTATCGGTCCTCGACCGGCCTGAACCTGACGGCCAACCAGACCCTGTTCGCCTCCGGCGGTCTGTCGTCGGGCGTCAAGGCCGCCGAGGCCGATGTGCTGGCCGGGCGTGAAGACCTGCGTGCCGTAGAGGCCCAGGTGCTGGGCGACGTCATCAGCGTCTACACCGCCGTGCGCCGCGATCAGGAAGCCCTGCGCATCGGCGAGCAGAACTTCAACGTGCTCAAGCGCCAGTTGGACGAAACCAGGGCGCGTTTCGAAGCCGGCGAACTGACCCGCACCGACGTGGCGCAGTCCGAAGCCCGTCTGGCCGCGTCTTCGGCCTCTCTGGCGCAGGCGCAGGCGCAACTGGACACCAGCCGCGCCAGTTACGTCGCCATCGTCGGTCAGACGCCGACGGCGCTCGACCCGACGCCGGCCCTGCCGAACCTGCCGGTCACTTTCGACGCCGCGCTGGATCGTGCCGAAACCAACAATCCGTCGCTGAGCGCCGCCAAATGGGCCGAAGCCGCCGCCCGCGCCCGCGTGTCTCAGGCCAAGTCGGGTCTGGGGCCGCGCGTAACGCTTGGCGCAGGTTATACCGCCGGTGCGCCGACCAATGATTTCAACGATCTGGGGCAGCGCGACGCGGCGACCGCCACCCTGCGCTTCACCATGCCGCTGTTCAGCGCCGGCTATAATTCGTCGCGTGTGCGTCAGGCCACCGAAGGCCACACGGCGCAGAAGATCAGCGTCGAGCTGGCGCGCCGCAATGTGGTGCAGAACGTTTCGACGGCGTGGGCCAATATGGCCGCCGCCCGCACCGCCACTCAGGCCAATCAGGAGCAGGTGCGCGCCGCTTCGGTCGCCGCCGAAGGCGTCAGGTACGAGCAGCAGGTCGGCCTGCGCACCAATATCGAAGTGCTCAATGCCGAGCAGGAACTGCGTCAGGCGCAACTGGCCCTGATCGACGCCCAGCGCGCCGAATACGTCGCGGCCTCTCAGGTTCTGGCGGTGATGGGCGACCTCGAAGCCCGCGCTCTGGTGCCTGCCGGTGAGGTCTACGATCCGGCGAAGAATTTCGACGAGGTGAAGCGCAAGGGCTTCACGCCGTTCGAGCCGGTGATTCGCGCGCTCGACGGCGCGGCCGATTCTTCGGGCGAGATCGTCAGCACCCGTTAA
- a CDS encoding DUF2497 domain-containing protein, whose protein sequence is MSETAHEPTMEEILASIRRIISEDDAPEEKAKPEPEPEVVAAAPEPEITFDPEPEDEPEIEMEAEEDDVLELTTPVAAPKPALSIGDIDAFDPDPVPAPAPKPAPAPRVDYNTTSHIVSERTVQSAVSAFGQLTSASLLPREGRTIEDLLTEILRPMLQNWLDGNLPAIVETAVREEVERLARQARR, encoded by the coding sequence ATGTCCGAAACCGCACACGAACCCACGATGGAGGAAATCCTCGCCTCGATCCGCCGGATCATTTCCGAGGACGATGCGCCGGAAGAGAAGGCCAAGCCTGAGCCGGAACCCGAAGTCGTTGCGGCTGCGCCGGAACCTGAAATCACCTTCGATCCGGAGCCGGAAGACGAGCCCGAAATCGAGATGGAAGCCGAGGAAGACGACGTGCTGGAGCTGACCACCCCGGTCGCCGCACCGAAGCCCGCCCTGTCCATCGGCGATATCGACGCCTTCGATCCGGACCCCGTGCCCGCACCGGCCCCGAAGCCCGCGCCCGCACCGCGCGTCGATTACAACACCACCTCGCACATCGTGTCCGAGCGCACCGTGCAGAGCGCCGTCTCGGCCTTCGGCCAACTGACCAGCGCCAGCCTGCTGCCGCGCGAAGGTCGCACGATCGAGGACCTGCTGACCGAAATCCTGCGTCCGATGCTGCAAAACTGGCTCGACGGCAACCTGCCGGCCATCGTCGAAACGGCGGTGCGCGAAGAGGTGGAACGTCTGGCCCGCCAGGCGCGTAGATAG